A window of Kribbella voronezhensis genomic DNA:
CGGCGGTGGTGGCGGCGATCTGGGCGAGGTAGGTGTCGGCGAAGTCGAGGGGTACGCCGACGGCGATGTTGCTGCCGACCTGCTGGGCGATGGAGTCGGCCTGTTCGTAGCGCAGGGGAGCGGTGCGGATCAGGTTGTCCTGTGCTTCTTGGACCTCGCGGTCGGTGAGGCCGTCGCGGGCTTCGTGGAGGATGCGGAGCGCCTCGGTGATCGCGGCGCCGGTCACCTCGGTGCGGACGGCGCCGCCGAGGGTGAAGGTGCCACCCTTGCGGGGTGCGTTGAAGCTGCTGCGGGTGCCGTACGTGTACCCCTTCTCCTCGCGCAGCACGGTGTCGATGCGAGAGGTGATCGTCCCGCCCACCACGTGGTTCGCGACAGCGGCCGCTCCCCAGATGTCCTCGCGACGGTCCGGACCCGGGCAGCCGATCAGCAGCTGGCTCTGCACCGAGCCAGGCCGGTTCACCAGTACTACGCGGTCGCCCAGCACGTACTGCGGCTCCGGCACCTCCGATGCGGGACCCGCGGAAGAGGTCCAGTCACCGAAAGCGTCATCGACGATCGCAGCGACATCCACACCGGTGGCATCGCCGGCGAACAGGATCTGCGCACGCGCCGGTCCGATGTTCTCGCGGTAGAACTCGGCCACCTGGACGTTCGTCAGCGGCCGGATCGTGTCCGGCGTACCGGCGGTCGGGCGCGAACGGCGTACGGACGAATCGAAGAGATGGGCCGCGAAAGCTTCGCGGGCGCGGTAGCCCGCGTTGGCGCGCTCCTGGTTGATCTCACCGAGCCTGATCGTCACGTGGCGACCGACGTCCTCTGCATTGAAGGCGGGCCGCGTGACTGCTTCAGCGAGCAGCTTCACGGCCGGTGCCAGATGTGAGGTCGGCACCGAGATCTCGACGTGCAGCGCGTCGGAGCTGACGTCCACCCCGTACGCCGCGCCGTGGCGCTCCAAGGCGGCCGCGAACTCGTTGGCCGACCTGAACTCGGTGCCTTCGTCGAGCGTGCGCGACATGATCGTCGCGATGCCTTCGAGCTCGCGCGGCTCGGCGAACAGCGGCAGCGCGATCGTGACGCGCACGGTGGCGACGTACTGACCGGGCCGGTCGAACACGTGCACCGGTGTGCCGGCCCGGGTGGTCGTCGTGGTCGACAGCGGGAACTTCCAGGGCCGCGGCGGGGCGACCGAGGGCGGTGTGGTCAAGGCCTGGCTGGTCATTCCTGCTCCCCTGCGTTGCTGCGGCGGTACGTCACCTGGGCGCGGCCACCGGCGCGGATCCACTTCGCGGCGGCCTGCTGGACCTGCTCGGCGGTGACGGCGCGAATCTCGTCGATCCTGGTGTTGATCCTGTTCGGGTCACCGAACAGCAAGGCGTGGTGCGAGATCTCGTCGGCGCGGCCGGAACAGGTCGCGAGCTGCTCGAGCCAGTCGCGCTCGTTCTGTGCCTGCACGGTGGCGAGCTCGTCCTCGGTGACGCCGTGCTCGGCGAGCTTCTCGATCTCCTCGACCAGTGCGTCCTCGACCTTCTGCAGGTCGACATCGGCCGAGGCGATCCCGGTCAGCGTGCCGAACGAGACGCCACCGATCAGCGGCAGCGCGCCGCCGGACACCGACTGCGCGATCTGCTCGTCACGCACGAGCCGGCGGTTGAGCCGCCCACTCTGCCCGGCGGCCAGTACGTCGAGCGCGAGCGCCGCGGCGTCCAGCTCGGGCGTGCCGTCGACCGGGAGCCGGAACATCATCGTGATCAGGTCGGACGGAACGTCCTCGACCACGTCGTCGCGCAGTACTTCGGTGAGCGGGCCGATCGTGCCGTCCGGCGCCGGTGGCGGCGCCGGGATCGCCGGGATGTGGCCGAAGTACCGCTTGGCGGCGTCGAACGCGTCCTCTTCGGAGACGTCACCGACGATCGTCAGTACGGCGTTGTTGGGGCCGTAGTACTTCCGGAAGAACGCGTGCACGTCCTCCAGCGCGGCCGCGTCCAGGTCGGCCATCGACCCGATCGTCATGTGCGCGTAGGGGTGGTCGGCAGGGAAGAGCAGCCGCACGAGGCGCTCGTACGAATCGCCGTACGGGCGGTTGTCGTAGCTCTGCCGCTTCTCCTCCTTCACCACGTCCCGCTGGTTGTCCAGGTTCTCCTGGGTCACCGCGTCGAGCAGGTAGCCCATCCGGTCGGCCTCGAGCCAGAGCGCGAGATCGAGACCGCCGCTCGGCAGCGACTCGAAGTAGTTCGTCCGGTCGAAGAAGGTGGTCGCGTTCAGACTCGCGCCGGCGGTCTCCAGCA
This region includes:
- a CDS encoding M16 family metallopeptidase, producing MPLNYPLAEQTLDNGLRVIVSSDKAVPIVAVNLWYDVGSRHEPPGLTGFAHLFEHLMFQGSRNVESGQHFSLLETAGASLNATTFFDRTNYFESLPSGGLDLALWLEADRMGYLLDAVTQENLDNQRDVVKEEKRQSYDNRPYGDSYERLVRLLFPADHPYAHMTIGSMADLDAAALEDVHAFFRKYYGPNNAVLTIVGDVSEEDAFDAAKRYFGHIPAIPAPPPAPDGTIGPLTEVLRDDVVEDVPSDLITMMFRLPVDGTPELDAAALALDVLAAGQSGRLNRRLVRDEQIAQSVSGGALPLIGGVSFGTLTGIASADVDLQKVEDALVEEIEKLAEHGVTEDELATVQAQNERDWLEQLATCSGRADEISHHALLFGDPNRINTRIDEIRAVTAEQVQQAAAKWIRAGGRAQVTYRRSNAGEQE
- a CDS encoding M16 family metallopeptidase — encoded protein: MTSQALTTPPSVAPPRPWKFPLSTTTTTRAGTPVHVFDRPGQYVATVRVTIALPLFAEPRELEGIATIMSRTLDEGTEFRSANEFAAALERHGAAYGVDVSSDALHVEISVPTSHLAPAVKLLAEAVTRPAFNAEDVGRHVTIRLGEINQERANAGYRAREAFAAHLFDSSVRRSRPTAGTPDTIRPLTNVQVAEFYRENIGPARAQILFAGDATGVDVAAIVDDAFGDWTSSAGPASEVPEPQYVLGDRVVLVNRPGSVQSQLLIGCPGPDRREDIWGAAAVANHVVGGTITSRIDTVLREEKGYTYGTRSSFNAPRKGGTFTLGGAVRTEVTGAAITEALRILHEARDGLTDREVQEAQDNLIRTAPLRYEQADSIAQQVGSNIAVGVPLDFADTYLAQIAATTAEIATDAYNRYVGTNGLLVIVVGEAKDVRPQLTALNLGNLIEL